Sequence from the Cucumis sativus cultivar 9930 chromosome 1, Cucumber_9930_V3, whole genome shotgun sequence genome:
CCTTTAGAATAATAAGCCTCCACCCATGCAACCCACAAAGAACCCAAATTTATCAGCATCAACCAAAGAATCTTCATCGTACTTGCacaaccaaatattttttggtttgtCCCTCCAAATTACAGCAACCAAATTAGGATATTGTGTAGTTTAAATAACGCCACGTTGAAAGACTAGATGTCCggaatatttattataaaacttagtaattaaagaaagtattttaactttcttatgtcttcttctttaataagaaacattaaaaaaaaaaaattaactcaaCATTTAAACtctgaaaaaaattgtatagtatcaaattaaatataatttaactaatcttcaaaataaagaagttgACGGTAGAAAGTTATAATCCtaactcaaatatatattgttgtacaagaaaaagattatGTCTAATGTTGTAGGAGTCTCTTTCTaatatcaataaacaaataaaaaagaatagttaatattaaaattgcaGTTAATGATatcaaacttcttttttctgttaaaaaatggtttaggGTTGGTAAAAGGCTTAAAAAACCCACGTAGAGTCCTCATTTTCAGAACTTCTCttctcaaatttctcaaattaaaagttatcacTAAGAGTTATTGGTGatagctttcaatttgagaGCCGATTATTTTACCCACCTTCTTCCTGAAATTCTCACGTTGATAATTCCTATTAGTTTTTGTTATCGATAGTCGCTTGCTATCATTTGTTATCTCTAAAATAGGTACTATAATTGATAATTACTTTCTATTTGTTACCATGACAAGTGCTTCTTTCGGGTTTCTCACATTGAAAGCTATCAATGATAACAACAATTAGTGATAGTAAATTATAGATGTTATAATTTGTCATAACTTATTGAAGCTATTAGttataactttcaatttgagaaatgtgtTATCAGTTAATATCATCAATAGTGACCATCGATAACAAATTCTACCAATGATAACCACTAAAAGATAGACAtagcattttaaaaaattttaaatgggttaacattttctatttttacaaaaactttatttagtttcaaatataaaaattagattgaaaatatatattagcatatataacaacattttaaaaaacttgtaaatataaaaaaatttgttgaagcCTATCACTAGAGGTCTATtgcaaatattagtctatATTAGTCTTTTGAtagaatttattatatttgcaattttaaaaaaaatgtcgttatatacttaattattcttcttaaaattgttatcataattttaatcCGCTAaaccaagttttttttatgttttatttttttctgaaaGGTTATTTAGTTCAACCTATAACAACAaggatataaatttgaatcaatattattattattatgaacaTGAGCTATGTTCTAAATCAAAGTTAAACTAAGCCTACAGAGATGAAACTAAGATGgcctctttttcatttcatatattatttgcTTAAATGGATTTAGCAAAAGGTAAACAAACATGGTTTATATGTAataatgacaaataattaaaatggaagATTGTGggtcaatttaaaaaacctataaagaaaatcaaacaaaaacaatgagagaagagagaagagagaataataatatgataattcgtgtatgtatatatatatggattgTGGTGGATAAAGACACAGCTCCTCCATACATGAAAAAGGATTATCAGTCATCaccaattaaaagaaagaaaagaaaacacttATAGCTATTTGGAAAGGGACAAGTGAGGAAGAAGATCACAACACACACACTAACTAAAAACATAAcagaaaaaagttaaatggtCATACATataatcatattaaatttaatcaaaatctaTCCTCTTTCTCATTCTCATCTTCATTCATTTCTTGGAGTCTTATTTGTCTATTGAATCTTTCGATAAATTCTTCCACTCTTCTATTCAATTCTTCATCTGTCATTTTTGTGAactcatcattttcttcttctttctctttcgtTGATGTCCCATTCTGTTTTATCATTGTCTTTGATCTCCTCATTCTGACCTTTTTTGCCTTCTCTACCATCCTTTTGATGTCTTTCTCTGACTTGCTTCGTTGGTAAGGTTTAATTGGATTATTGAATTTACAAGGAAATGAAATTtctgaaataattaaaacacaaGATCAACGTTAATCGATAAACTTATAAGAGCACAATATAGTgcgaaagaaatgaaattacGGGATATgcctttttaaagaaaagaataattttttttaagaaaaactaaaaaagagaagagaagattCGGTGTGTGTACACTTTACCTGTGGTAAGTGGGattattgtttcttcttcttcgttttgAGCTGGTATGGGTGAATTAGGAAGTTGATTAACGACTATAGTGTTATTAAAGTTATGTTGTGGGGAGGATGGGTTGGGTTTTGCGGCGGGGACGAAGCTAGACGGCGAAGAGAAGGCGCCGGAATCGAGGGCAATGACGAAAATGAGAGTGTTGGAAAGGAAAAACCAGAAGTTGGTATGGTTGAAGAGAtcagaagaaagagagaagtaaatgaagaagaaggagataAGAAACAAAGCTCCCTTTGCAAATAAATAGAGAAACTTTTTGGGCAATTTTATGTTCATTACTACTGATTTTGGTGCTGAAAATTCTGTGATCATGAAGGATTTTGATTTGgggttttgaaaaattagttGGTGGTAGTTTTGAATGGCCAAAAAACACTCCTTTTTATAGGGTGGATTTGGTttactttcttaattttgttatctactttAAACATTAATTCATTTTGTGTTAAGTAATTATAATACGATGGGATTATTTTcatctcttcatttttattaaataaacattttgatgGGTACAACTTTTCTTGATctatcaatcaatttaattagctTTACTGGAAGCTTTAGTGGTTTTTCAACTTTACTAAATAGATGAAACCAGGGATTGAATATCTATCCTCAATTTTGCTtattcaaatacatttattttatctttctttgtgcacaaactttctttcttctccatgCTCATGATAACAAATActatataaaagaagaaaaaaaacttcatttggAGGTTTAATACactaatcttaattaattcaaaattactttttggATGTTAAAACATCAACAAATCTTTGTATTTAACTCTCAACCAAAATACTTTTCTTCACACAAAATAAGTAAGTTAATAATCCTTCTAGATTAGcctaaaaaaaactcttttagaTTATAGTATTTGGTATTTAATGGAATACATATATCCTTATGTTTTTCtaatcatattaaaaattatataatttcaagaaaaattatataaaaggaaaaaaacggTGAAAATACTTacgaatataaaaaatttcatatatttccaTGACAAACACAAATAGAAGTCTAGGAAGGATTATTATTGATGGAATTTGATTAATAAGTTTCATACATACGCAtgttaaaaatagttttaaaattggaatgaaaTCTAATAACCAAATGTATGAGATAAAAGTATTtggttatataattttttttactcaaataatcatttaaattatctttaatattttacaattatGATAGAAGATAAATTATCagaaatagcaaatttgacaaaatatttaagtaaaattttcaataatagatattgatagccactgatatgcttctatcaatgatatttatatataatgataGAAGTCCATTAGTggctattattgatagaatttaaattttgttataacttaaatattttaatttatttgttattttaaaaaatgatcatttattgaatttgaatcaaaatttaagagcatataattaataaaaattattgtattatagttttaaattttgcaacgaaatttaaactaaaaaaataagtcaaaatgcaagaaaaaataacacaagaaatgaaaacaaaaaatgattatcaaacaaattcatgtttctgtttttttttcaagaaatagaaaacgagaataattataaaacacAGTatcgttttttgttttaaaaaaggaagaaacgaaaaacgaaaaacatggaacaaaaaataagaaataggAAACGAGATCGTTATCAAACGAGTTCTTAATgtatcattaaaattttagacccattttgttttctaaatttttgtttattaagatAAGGAAAAcaagacaaaatatttatactttcgagaaaaatcaagtataataaattttgttttgttacgTAGAccgtaaattaaatatatgttcaacttaattttaaaaacaagaagGGAATgagttatgaaattttaaaaacaaatgaataattaaacataGTATTATTACGAGCCCTggaacaaaaattataataacatagCCTATACATGTTCTCtaccttttttaaattataaaattaacaaatttaaatattgataacTTACTATTCGTACGgttgttcacacgagatttcgaagaaatatattttgtggaattgaactttgtatattgatgaatattgtaaatacaatttttagtatttacttatttgatgttttctctcgaatacaatataaaatatttagaactTCTTGGTCTTCGGTCTTTAggatgttgtagttgcaagttGATTTGAACTTTGATCTTCTGTAATCGAAAgaaagtttaatcttccaaGTCTTTGATATTTCAGAATATGTTGTTCTCGAGGTTGATACGAACTTGTCTAAAATTCAAGATGTGTATGGCTAAATGGTTAATGAGTCGCGGACCGCTCATATGGagcttgatttttctttcatttccgTAATTTCAAGTCAAAGCAAggcgcaaagaatattgctcAGAATTCAGAGTGATGAATATTTAAGGGCTTGATTCATAAAGATCTTTCGGTCTTTTTTTGCGGAGTAGAaagcttgtagaagtttgaatatttaattcttccttcaaccaAAGACCTTCTCAAATGAATGGCAAATGTATGTTGGGCTTGAACTCATTTGCTTTATTGGGCATGGACCCATCTACttgttgaaattgaattttgctaatttgtttgttggacTTGAAATGGGTTGGATttgataaacttaattattaaaattaaataaaaatataattattaaatatttgttgcGATGAGGCGAGGTGATTTAATTGACGAAAATTTGTTGGTGAACAATTGGGTCAtgagtttttttcattttcgtaatgttatttaatagtaaatttgaatttatatcatatcctctttttaagtttgaaaaccCTTCCCAAAACCCTTTTTAAGATCCCAACTGCAAATGCAATTCGTCTTGAAGgaacaaaattttccaatcCATGGCTGTTCTTCCCTCTGTCCATTCCATTTCCCTCTTTCGACCCAAAATTCCCACTCCAAAATCCACCTTCACCCCAAATGCCGAG
This genomic interval carries:
- the LOC105435817 gene encoding uncharacterized protein LOC105435817, which gives rise to MITEFSAPKSVVMNIKLPKKFLYLFAKGALFLISFFFIYFSLSSDLFNHTNFWFFLSNTLIFVIALDSGAFSSPSSFVPAAKPNPSSPQHNFNNTIVVNQLPNSPIPAQNEEEETIIPLTTEISFPCKFNNPIKPYQRSKSEKDIKRMVEKAKKVRMRRSKTMIKQNGTSTKEKEEENDEFTKMTDEELNRRVEEFIERFNRQIRLQEMNEDENEKEDRF